The genomic stretch TCTGTTGCTTCTAAGCTATCTTCTTCCCCAGTCTCCTCCGTAGCATCATCAGAGTCCGTGTCATCATCCTCATCATTTGTTTCAGTAGATGTTATTAGGCTATTTTCAGATTCACCcttctcttcctcttgttcaCAGTCACCGGAGTTGTTAAACAACTCCGAACTTTCTTCCACAACCATATTTTCGTTTGAGGATGTTGCACTTTCTGGCTGGGAGTAGTCAGAGAATGCAATTTCCTGATGATGAAGGCAATCACTATTGGGTTCATTGTCAATTTTCTCCTCCTGAACCAAATTCAACATCCAAGTTAAAGCCAATATATATCAAAAACTCTCACAACTGCATTGAATAAATATGGACAAATCACCAGAATCAAGGGTTGCAACTCCGAGGAATCATCTGTCTTGGCACACTCATTGGATGTCAAACAGCTGCAACAACAACTGACACATGTTAACATTATAtccataattattaataaaagatACATTTAGCAATTAACTTAGGTATGCATGTGTGATatgttatttattaaataattattatatcatacGATGTGACATCCTCTCCAAACTGGTTTGTTGAATGTTGAAGAGAAGCTTTATCATCATCATCCAATAAATATTGTTCTTGGTGGTGAGGATGGATGCTTTTTCTCTTATGTTTTTTGTTTCCAAAAGAAGTCACAGCCATGAAACCTGCAATGGCCAAGGCTCCACCAAACACAAGAAGTCCAGTAATTCCACCTTCACCACCAATAGTTAAGCTTCTTCTTCCTAAAGAAGTGTTTGTTTTCCTCTTTCCATCTCTGTTTGTCCTTTCATCTTCCATTGTTCATAGAAAAAGCAAAACCAAGAGATGAAGCTTGTTTATTATCTTAtcttataaataataaaagatgGTAAGATCAAGATGGTGCATGCAGAGTGAGACAGAATCGGGCCTCTTCTTCGTTTTGTTCGGATTCATTACTCGGTATCTGATGAGGTTTCCATACGTTGAAAATGAGTGACACGTGTTTGGATATGTCccatgttttgtttttgttaacTCACCGCAATTGTAGTTTGAGCAAAATGCTTTCAATCGATAACATCTGGCCACTACAATTTTGTTTGGTATTGAAATTGAGTGACTTAATCGTGCCAAGTATGCACTAGAGTCTAGATAGAGTAAGGGTCATGCACCATCCGTGATTACATGTTTCACGGCTCATCAACTTGGCATGCTTCCTATATAATCGAGAATAGTTATTATATTTGACatgaaaaagatttaaaaagcaTACACAATAAATTTCCACTTTGCCTTTAAGTTGATGGTGATGTTAAATTAACCATCAACCACCTTAATGTTGTTGTCAGTTTTGAAATACTCTTCATCAAAATTAGTCAAATTCAAACAATGTTTCAACCTTGATCTACAGACTAACTTGATTAACACACAGAAACAACTTTTTGATTAACACACAGAAACAACTTTTTCaatcacttttttatttttatttttatatttaatcataaaaaagTGCAAATGGATATCAATGTATTTTGTTCTTTTATGATACAGTGGATGATTATCATTAGCCAAATAAATGATATTTTGGTAATTATAATGTATACATTCATAACTAATTTCTAGTATTCACATCTCCAACATAGTTGCATTGCATCTACATATTCTTCCAAAACATCTTAAATTATTCTTGTGTGATCTTTTCGACGATCTAttcaaatatctcaaaatttaTCTTAAAGCTTTTTAATATACATGACTTCAATTTGTTATAAATGAACTCATTATGTTCAGGGTCGACTATCCACATGCTGCACCCAAAATTTGGggatttcaattattatttttaattacaaaaaCAATAGATTTTACatctattttttcaaaaaaaaaaattgtgtaaaatcataatttgttttcaaacatatatcattttatatcacttttttttttaaactggtgtaaaatcataatttttaaaattatattttattaatttagctCTATTTTGTAAATTA from Vicia villosa cultivar HV-30 ecotype Madison, WI unplaced genomic scaffold, Vvil1.0 ctg.002187F_1_1, whole genome shotgun sequence encodes the following:
- the LOC131638140 gene encoding uncharacterized protein LOC131638140, translating into MEDERTNRDGKRKTNTSLGRRSLTIGGEGGITGLLVFGGALAIAGFMAVTSFGNKKHKRKSIHPHHQEQYLLDDDDKASLQHSTNQFGEDVTSCLTSNECAKTDDSSELQPLILEEKIDNEPNSDCLHHQEIAFSDYSQPESATSSNENMVVEESSELFNNSGDCEQEEEKGESENSLITSTETNDEDDDTDSDDATEETGEEDSLEATETTSLDDNEELMEHEYKKYYCESNVCSDLYADDGSYYASNKTAPKEAMWNKTASFPVVQKVQPSILATWVMPMLKLGFLMFLAALTRGLLQSLYVLDDDDSVIAP